Proteins encoded within one genomic window of Citricoccus muralis:
- the gatA gene encoding Asp-tRNA(Asn)/Glu-tRNA(Gln) amidotransferase subunit GatA, with the protein MSDLIRLTALQMAEKLRSGEITSVQLTQAHLDRIAEVDGVIGDDGAPTGVHAFLHVSADEALATAAEVDAIRTAGGAEAEALHPLAGVPIAVKDNIVTTGQPTTAASKMLEGWMSPYDATVVEKIRAAKLPILGKTNLDEFAMGGSTEYSAYGNTRNPWDPERVPGGSGGGSAAAVSAYMAPLALGSDTGGSIREPGAYTGTVGAKPTYGAVSRYGLIAMASSLDQIGPAARTVADTAALQELIGGHDPKDSTSLPQDLTGLLEAAESRDLTGLRVGVIAELQGEGYQESVQRIFKDNLDTLRAAGAEIVEVSCPHFRYALGAYYLIMPSEVSSNLAKFDGVRYGQRVVPEGGGTIEQVMSATRAAGFGDEVKRRIILGTYALSAGYYDAYYGSAQKVRTLVQQDFAAAFEQVDVLVSPASPRLPFRFGEQIDDPVTLYLNDVTTIPANLAGVPGIAVPSGVVDGLPVGVQFMAPATEDARMYRVAGALEALVTDQLGSPIHTQAPEVPAAALTIAGGQH; encoded by the coding sequence ATGTCAGATCTGATTCGACTCACGGCCCTGCAGATGGCCGAGAAGCTGCGCTCCGGTGAGATCACCTCGGTGCAGCTCACTCAGGCTCACCTCGACCGCATCGCCGAAGTAGACGGCGTGATCGGCGACGACGGCGCCCCCACCGGGGTGCACGCGTTTCTTCACGTCTCCGCGGACGAAGCCCTGGCCACCGCCGCCGAGGTGGATGCGATCCGCACCGCCGGAGGTGCCGAAGCCGAGGCGCTGCACCCGCTGGCCGGTGTGCCCATCGCGGTGAAGGACAACATCGTCACCACCGGGCAGCCCACCACCGCGGCTTCCAAAATGCTCGAGGGCTGGATGAGCCCCTACGACGCCACCGTAGTGGAGAAGATCCGGGCTGCGAAGCTGCCGATTCTGGGCAAGACCAACCTCGATGAGTTCGCCATGGGCGGCTCCACCGAATACTCCGCCTACGGCAACACCCGTAACCCCTGGGACCCCGAGCGGGTGCCCGGCGGCTCCGGTGGTGGCTCGGCTGCCGCCGTCTCTGCCTACATGGCCCCGCTGGCTCTGGGTTCCGACACCGGCGGCTCTATCCGCGAACCCGGCGCCTACACGGGCACCGTGGGCGCGAAGCCCACCTACGGTGCGGTCTCCCGGTACGGGCTGATCGCTATGGCCTCCTCCCTGGACCAGATCGGTCCGGCCGCGCGCACCGTCGCCGATACGGCCGCGCTCCAGGAGCTCATCGGCGGGCATGACCCCAAAGATTCCACCTCGCTGCCACAGGACCTCACCGGGCTGCTGGAGGCTGCTGAGAGCCGTGACCTCACCGGGCTGCGCGTCGGCGTCATCGCCGAACTGCAGGGGGAGGGCTACCAGGAATCCGTGCAGCGGATCTTCAAGGACAACCTCGATACCCTGCGCGCTGCCGGTGCCGAGATCGTCGAGGTCTCCTGCCCGCATTTCCGCTACGCCTTGGGCGCTTACTACCTGATCATGCCCTCGGAAGTCTCCTCCAACCTCGCCAAGTTCGACGGCGTGCGCTACGGCCAGCGCGTCGTTCCTGAGGGCGGGGGCACCATCGAGCAGGTCATGTCCGCCACCCGCGCCGCCGGTTTCGGTGACGAGGTCAAGCGGCGGATCATCCTGGGCACCTACGCCCTCTCCGCAGGCTACTACGACGCCTACTACGGCTCCGCACAGAAGGTCCGCACCCTGGTACAGCAGGACTTTGCAGCCGCCTTCGAGCAGGTCGATGTGCTGGTCTCCCCGGCTTCGCCGCGACTGCCTTTCCGTTTCGGCGAGCAGATTGACGACCCCGTGACCCTGTATCTCAACGACGTCACCACCATCCCCGCCAACCTGGCCGGTGTGCCCGGCATCGCGGTGCCCTCCGGTGTGGTCGACGGACTCCCCGTCGGTGTGCAGTTCATGGCACCCGCCACTGAAGACGCCCGCATGTACCGGGTGGCCGGCGCCCTGGAAGCACTGGTCACCGACCAGTTGGGTTCCCCGATTCACACGCAGGCGCCCGAGGTGCCCGCCGCCGCACTGACCATCGCAGGAGGCCAGCACTGA
- a CDS encoding GNAT family N-acetyltransferase, with protein MNHQTSHQPLDLRFGGVTVRDAAEGDFEAIAALTYASYVEAGHIPADDDYVAQLLDVPARAQGPGRLVVAELDGAVAGSTVLLTGEMDMAEVAHPGEFEFRMLGVAPAFQRRGVGRALVATAENHARALGCSAIVITTMASMTDAHQLYRACGFERWPDRDWSLGERGWLEPGERDETFLAFVHPLAPRD; from the coding sequence ATGAACCATCAGACCAGTCACCAGCCACTGGATCTGCGCTTCGGCGGCGTCACCGTAAGGGACGCCGCCGAAGGCGATTTTGAGGCCATCGCCGCCCTGACCTACGCCTCCTATGTGGAAGCCGGGCACATCCCCGCCGACGACGACTACGTCGCCCAACTCCTGGACGTTCCCGCCCGAGCCCAGGGTCCGGGGCGCCTCGTCGTGGCCGAGCTTGACGGCGCGGTGGCCGGTTCCACCGTGTTGCTCACCGGGGAGATGGACATGGCCGAAGTCGCACACCCTGGCGAGTTTGAATTCCGGATGCTGGGTGTTGCGCCCGCGTTCCAGCGCCGCGGGGTTGGCCGCGCTCTGGTGGCCACTGCCGAAAACCACGCCCGGGCACTGGGCTGCTCCGCCATCGTCATCACCACCATGGCCTCGATGACCGATGCTCACCAGCTCTACCGCGCCTGTGGATTTGAACGCTGGCCCGACCGTGACTGGTCGCTGGGGGAGCGCGGCTGGCTGGAACCGGGCGAACGCGACGAGACGTTCCTCGCGTTCGTGCATCCGCTCGCGCCGCGCGACTAG
- the gcvT gene encoding glycine cleavage system aminomethyltransferase GcvT has product MTTELRRTALHAAHEAAGARFTDFGGWDMPLRYASELAEHEAVRTAAGLFDLSHMGEVWVTGPDAATGLNSVLAGNLAVIKVGKAKYSLMLDEDGGIIDDLIVYRLAEDRYLVVPNAGNAEAVTAELQRVLVDSGNFDVTLDDATARTSLLAVQGPAAEQIVARLLTSEADHQALAELRYYAAIELDLAVSVNAAGEPSDVTFPVLVARTGYTGEDGFELILDPAHPRATEAGADAEAVPSQLWDALLAVGEADQLIPCGLAARDSLRLEAGMPLYGNELSRDRTPFDAGLGPVVSFKKTEDFPGRSALEPLREQPSAWRLIGLQGLERRAARPGSAILINGESAGEVTSGLPSPTLGYPIALGYVSTEAAAGVEPDTELTVDIRGKAHPFRVVQLPFYTR; this is encoded by the coding sequence ATGACGACCGAACTGCGCCGCACCGCGCTGCACGCCGCCCACGAAGCCGCGGGCGCTCGCTTCACCGACTTCGGTGGCTGGGACATGCCGCTGCGTTACGCCTCCGAGCTTGCCGAGCACGAAGCCGTGCGCACCGCAGCCGGGCTCTTCGACCTCTCCCACATGGGTGAAGTGTGGGTGACCGGACCCGACGCCGCTACCGGGCTGAACTCGGTGCTGGCCGGCAACCTCGCCGTCATCAAGGTCGGCAAGGCCAAGTATTCGCTGATGCTCGACGAGGACGGCGGCATCATCGACGACCTCATCGTCTACCGCCTGGCCGAGGACCGCTACCTGGTGGTTCCTAATGCCGGCAACGCTGAGGCTGTCACCGCCGAGCTGCAGCGCGTACTCGTGGATTCCGGGAACTTCGACGTTACCCTCGACGACGCCACCGCCCGCACCTCGCTGCTGGCGGTGCAGGGCCCGGCCGCCGAGCAGATCGTTGCCCGGTTGCTCACCTCCGAGGCGGACCATCAGGCCCTGGCCGAGCTGCGCTATTACGCCGCCATCGAGCTGGACCTCGCCGTCTCCGTGAATGCGGCCGGCGAACCCTCCGACGTCACCTTCCCCGTGCTGGTGGCCCGCACCGGCTACACCGGTGAGGATGGATTCGAACTCATCCTCGACCCGGCCCACCCGCGGGCTACCGAGGCTGGCGCCGACGCCGAGGCCGTGCCGTCTCAGCTGTGGGATGCGCTGCTCGCCGTCGGTGAAGCCGATCAGCTCATCCCGTGTGGGCTGGCCGCGCGCGACTCGCTGCGCCTGGAAGCCGGCATGCCGCTGTACGGCAACGAGCTCAGCCGCGACCGCACCCCCTTCGACGCCGGACTGGGACCCGTGGTGTCCTTCAAGAAAACCGAGGACTTCCCGGGTCGGTCGGCGCTCGAGCCGCTACGCGAGCAACCCAGCGCGTGGCGTCTCATCGGACTCCAAGGCCTGGAGCGGCGCGCGGCCCGTCCGGGCAGTGCGATCCTGATCAACGGTGAGTCCGCCGGCGAGGTAACCTCCGGGTTGCCCTCGCCCACTCTGGGGTACCCGATCGCCCTCGGTTACGTCTCCACCGAGGCGGCCGCCGGTGTCGAGCCCGACACCGAGCTCACCGTGGACATCCGGGGCAAGGCCCACCCGTTCCGCGTGGTTCAGCTCCCCTTCTACACTCGTTAA
- the gcvH gene encoding glycine cleavage system protein GcvH, translated as MPVVPSSLHYSAEHEWVDATEGTVKVGVTAVATDQLGEIVYVDLPEVGDTVTAGETCGEIESTKSVSDLYSPVTGTVASINDDAVDNPASINEEPYGSGWLFTVEVSEVGPLLTAEEYASANDATVE; from the coding sequence ATGCCCGTTGTTCCTTCATCCCTGCACTACTCCGCCGAACATGAGTGGGTGGACGCCACCGAAGGCACCGTGAAGGTCGGCGTCACTGCGGTGGCCACCGATCAGCTCGGCGAAATTGTCTACGTCGACCTGCCCGAAGTGGGTGACACCGTGACCGCGGGCGAGACCTGCGGCGAGATCGAGTCCACCAAGTCCGTCTCGGATCTGTATTCCCCGGTCACCGGCACCGTCGCGTCCATCAACGATGACGCCGTCGACAACCCTGCCTCTATCAACGAGGAACCTTACGGCTCCGGTTGGCTATTCACCGTGGAGGTGTCCGAGGTGGGCCCGCTGCTCACCGCAGAGGAGTACGCTTCCGCGAACGACGCCACGGTGGAGTAA
- the gcvP gene encoding aminomethyl-transferring glycine dehydrogenase: MTQTVPSAPFTDRHIGPTPDDATVMLQTLGYDSLEALIDTAIPKSIRQSTPLDLPAANETEVLGELRRMASRNIQRTQMIGQGFYDTVTPAVIRRNVVENPAWYTAYTPYQPEISQGRLEALLNFQTMVMDLTALPIANASLLDEASAAAEAVLMMRRANKRKADGLILVDANTFPQNLAVIETRSRAVEAQTRVVDLSVGLSDELLTEINEVGLCGIVVQQPANDGSLVDHTALFAQVKELGGMITVIADLLALTLIQAPGEQGADIAVGSTQRFGVPLFYGGPHAAYMAVSKGLERSMPGRLVGVSTDDVGRPAYRLALQTREQHIRREKATSNICTAQALLAICAGLYAVYHGPSGLKRIAQHAHRQVSRLAATLTTGGYTLASQSFFDTIVVELKDETSAQQVFDDAEAAGINVRRFAADRIGISADETTTEAHLSTLADVFGVELTAGEFDGESSAIPEALRRTSDYLTHPIFHSITSETQMMRYLRTLSDRDLALDRTMIPLGSCTMKLNSAVEMESITWPEFASIHPYVPASQAQGWRELIDDLEAKLVAITGYAGISVQPNAGSQGEYAGLLAIRRYHDANGDRQRTICLIPASAHGTNAASAVLAGMSVVVVKTAEDGTIDAEDLDAKIDKHGAELAAIMITYPSTHGVYEGDVRQVCDKIHAAGGQVYIDGANLNALVGLAQPGEFGGDVSHLNLHKTFCIPHGGGGPGVGPIGVGEHLLPYLPGDATGQDDAATRLGAPVTATVFGSAGVLPISWAYIALMGGEGLTKATGTAILNANYLARRLSEHFPILYTGAAGLVAHECILDLRELSAQSGVTVDDVAKRLIDFGFHAPTMAFPVAGTLMVEPTESEDLAEIERFIEAMAVIRDEIQQVIDGAHAMEESPLRRAPHTAAAVITSDWDRPYTREQGAFPVASLRQDKYFAPVGRVNQAAGDRNLVCACPPPEAFETVPAEDEEN; encoded by the coding sequence ATGACTCAGACCGTGCCTTCGGCCCCGTTCACCGACCGCCATATCGGTCCCACTCCCGATGACGCGACCGTGATGTTGCAGACCCTTGGCTACGACAGCCTCGAGGCGCTCATCGACACCGCCATTCCGAAGTCCATCCGCCAGAGCACACCCCTGGACCTGCCTGCTGCGAATGAGACCGAGGTGCTCGGCGAGCTGCGCCGGATGGCCTCCCGCAACATCCAGCGCACCCAGATGATCGGGCAGGGCTTCTACGACACCGTCACGCCCGCCGTGATCCGTCGCAATGTGGTGGAAAACCCGGCGTGGTACACGGCGTACACTCCGTACCAGCCCGAAATCTCCCAGGGGCGCCTCGAAGCCCTGCTGAACTTCCAGACCATGGTGATGGACCTGACCGCCCTGCCCATCGCCAACGCCTCCCTGCTCGATGAAGCCTCCGCCGCTGCCGAAGCCGTGCTGATGATGCGCCGCGCCAACAAGCGCAAGGCCGATGGGCTGATCCTGGTGGACGCCAACACGTTCCCACAGAACCTCGCCGTCATCGAGACCCGCTCCCGGGCGGTGGAAGCCCAGACCCGCGTGGTCGATCTGTCTGTCGGGCTCAGCGACGAGCTGCTGACCGAGATCAACGAGGTGGGACTGTGCGGCATCGTCGTCCAGCAGCCCGCCAATGACGGCTCCCTGGTGGACCACACCGCACTCTTCGCCCAGGTGAAGGAACTCGGCGGCATGATCACCGTGATCGCCGACCTGCTGGCCCTGACCCTGATTCAGGCACCGGGGGAGCAGGGCGCCGATATTGCGGTGGGCTCCACCCAGCGCTTCGGTGTGCCGCTGTTCTATGGTGGCCCGCACGCCGCCTACATGGCTGTGTCCAAGGGCCTGGAGCGCTCCATGCCCGGTCGCCTGGTGGGTGTCTCCACCGATGACGTGGGCCGTCCGGCTTATCGCCTGGCTCTGCAGACACGCGAGCAGCACATCCGCCGCGAGAAGGCCACCTCCAACATCTGCACCGCCCAGGCACTGCTGGCCATCTGCGCTGGACTCTACGCCGTGTACCACGGCCCCTCCGGCCTGAAACGGATCGCACAGCACGCCCACCGGCAGGTCAGCCGGCTGGCCGCCACGCTGACCACGGGCGGATACACGCTGGCCTCGCAGAGCTTCTTTGACACGATCGTCGTCGAGCTGAAGGATGAGACCTCCGCGCAGCAGGTCTTCGACGACGCCGAAGCCGCCGGCATCAACGTGCGCCGCTTCGCCGCCGACCGCATCGGCATCTCCGCGGACGAAACCACCACCGAGGCGCACCTGTCCACGCTGGCCGACGTCTTCGGTGTGGAGCTGACGGCAGGGGAGTTCGACGGCGAGTCTTCCGCGATTCCGGAGGCGCTGCGTCGCACCTCGGACTATCTCACCCACCCGATCTTCCACTCCATCACCTCCGAGACCCAGATGATGCGCTACCTGCGCACCCTCTCGGACCGTGACCTCGCCCTGGACCGCACCATGATCCCGCTGGGCTCGTGCACCATGAAGCTGAACTCCGCCGTGGAGATGGAATCCATCACCTGGCCCGAGTTCGCGTCTATCCACCCCTACGTTCCGGCATCCCAGGCGCAGGGCTGGCGCGAGCTGATCGACGATCTGGAAGCCAAGCTGGTGGCCATCACCGGTTACGCCGGGATCTCGGTGCAGCCCAACGCCGGCTCCCAGGGCGAATACGCCGGTCTGCTGGCGATCCGCCGCTACCACGACGCCAACGGCGACCGCCAGCGCACCATCTGCCTGATCCCGGCTTCGGCCCACGGCACCAATGCTGCCTCGGCTGTGTTGGCCGGGATGTCCGTCGTCGTCGTCAAAACCGCCGAAGACGGCACCATCGACGCTGAGGATCTCGACGCGAAGATCGACAAGCACGGTGCGGAGTTGGCCGCGATCATGATCACCTACCCCTCTACGCACGGCGTGTACGAGGGTGATGTGCGCCAGGTGTGCGACAAGATCCATGCCGCCGGCGGCCAGGTGTACATCGACGGTGCGAACCTCAACGCCCTGGTCGGGCTGGCCCAGCCCGGTGAGTTCGGTGGTGATGTGTCCCACCTGAACCTGCACAAGACCTTCTGCATCCCGCACGGCGGCGGTGGCCCGGGCGTGGGTCCGATCGGCGTAGGCGAGCACCTGTTGCCGTACCTGCCCGGTGACGCCACCGGTCAGGACGACGCCGCCACCCGCCTGGGTGCCCCCGTGACCGCCACCGTGTTTGGTTCGGCGGGCGTGCTGCCGATCTCCTGGGCCTACATTGCGCTCATGGGTGGGGAAGGCCTGACCAAGGCCACCGGCACCGCCATCCTGAATGCCAACTACCTGGCGCGCCGGCTCTCCGAGCACTTCCCGATCCTCTACACCGGTGCGGCCGGGCTGGTCGCCCATGAGTGCATCCTGGACCTGCGGGAGCTCTCCGCGCAGTCCGGCGTCACCGTGGACGACGTCGCCAAGCGCCTCATCGACTTCGGATTCCACGCCCCCACCATGGCGTTCCCGGTGGCCGGCACGTTGATGGTGGAGCCCACCGAGTCTGAGGACCTGGCCGAGATTGAGCGCTTCATCGAGGCCATGGCCGTGATCCGCGACGAGATCCAGCAGGTCATCGACGGCGCCCACGCCATGGAAGAGTCCCCGCTGCGCCGCGCCCCGCACACCGCGGCCGCGGTGATCACCAGCGACTGGGACCGCCCTTACACCCGCGAGCAGGGCGCCTTCCCGGTGGCCAGCCTGCGCCAGGACAAGTACTTCGCCCCGGTCGGACGCGTGAACCAAGCTGCAGGCGACCGCAACCTGGTGTGTGCCTGCCCGCCGCCGGAAGCCTTCGAGACTGTCCCCGCCGAAGACGAGGAGAACTGA
- a CDS encoding inositol monophosphatase family protein: MTSSSDAPTANTPALSTLLTVARAAARAGADVLASRPRTVLPLQKSDLGAETKSSGSDWVTDFDRQAEESVRRVITGYRPNDEIYGEEYGSTRPENPTGYRWSIDPLDGTTNFIRGVPHYCTSVAVAGPDGDWLAGAVVAPALGRIWYASRGNGAYSVAEVPGADEMVGIASHPAKPQLLSGPILGRSGRLLASGFGYDAERRRFQIGVLSELLAEFGDLRRIGSAALDLCMVADGTLDAYAEYGTQEYDWAAGALIAEEAGVPVRRPQWPESSETPDWMIAGDIGRPLSEMPHALGHPHV, translated from the coding sequence ATGACTTCGTCTTCCGACGCCCCAACTGCCAACACACCGGCACTGTCCACGCTGCTGACGGTGGCGCGGGCCGCGGCGCGCGCAGGGGCCGACGTGCTTGCGTCCCGACCGCGTACGGTGCTGCCCCTGCAGAAATCTGACCTGGGCGCGGAGACCAAGTCGTCGGGCTCGGACTGGGTGACGGATTTTGACCGCCAGGCCGAAGAGAGCGTGCGTAGGGTTATTACCGGATACCGGCCGAACGACGAAATCTACGGCGAGGAATACGGCTCGACGCGTCCGGAGAATCCGACCGGTTATCGATGGTCGATCGACCCCCTGGACGGGACCACGAACTTCATTCGGGGAGTCCCGCACTATTGCACGTCCGTGGCCGTTGCTGGACCGGACGGGGACTGGCTGGCCGGCGCCGTCGTCGCACCAGCCCTGGGACGGATCTGGTACGCCTCCCGCGGAAACGGAGCCTACAGTGTGGCCGAGGTCCCCGGAGCCGACGAGATGGTGGGCATTGCCAGCCACCCGGCAAAGCCGCAGCTTTTGAGCGGGCCGATTCTGGGACGGTCCGGTCGACTGCTGGCCAGCGGATTCGGCTACGACGCGGAACGGCGCCGCTTCCAGATCGGGGTCCTCTCGGAGTTGCTGGCAGAATTCGGAGACTTGCGCCGGATCGGCTCGGCGGCGCTGGATCTGTGCATGGTGGCCGACGGCACCTTGGACGCTTATGCCGAGTACGGGACGCAGGAGTATGACTGGGCGGCCGGGGCACTCATTGCTGAAGAAGCCGGTGTGCCCGTACGCCGCCCTCAGTGGCCGGAATCGAGCGAGACTCCCGATTGGATGATCGCCGGGGACATTGGTCGTCCGTTGTCCGAGATGCCGCACGCACTCGGTCATCCGCACGTCTGA
- the gatC gene encoding Asp-tRNA(Asn)/Glu-tRNA(Gln) amidotransferase subunit GatC, whose translation MSEITRENVVHLAQLARIDMSEAELDQLSGELAVILDSVAAVSQVAGDDVEPTSHPMPLTNVFRDDVPRGLLTQEQALAMAPDAENGQFKVPAILDGE comes from the coding sequence ATGTCTGAGATCACTCGCGAGAACGTGGTGCATTTGGCACAGCTGGCTCGCATCGACATGAGCGAGGCCGAGCTGGATCAGCTCTCCGGCGAGCTCGCCGTCATCCTCGACTCGGTGGCTGCCGTGTCGCAGGTAGCCGGTGACGACGTCGAGCCCACCTCGCACCCGATGCCGCTGACCAATGTATTCCGCGACGACGTTCCGCGGGGGCTGCTCACCCAGGAGCAGGCGCTGGCCATGGCGCCCGACGCCGAAAACGGCCAGTTCAAGGTTCCTGCAATCCTGGATGGAGAGTGA
- the ligA gene encoding NAD-dependent DNA ligase LigA: MSTENTNESISTPREQDIPDQQLRENYEQLMEEVRHHRTAYYQNDAPEISDAEFDNLFRRLEDLEALHPEIVSNDSPTQEVGGDVSSAFAPVEHLARMYSLEDVFSLDELRTWFHRAAGSLQQIRPGVKPSWLAEVKIDGLAINLLYRDGELVRAATRGDGVTGEDVTHNVLTIEDIPTTLTGDDIPAEVEVRGEIFMRTQDFRDFNAQRAEAGLPPFANPRNAAAGSLRQKDPEQTAQRPLTMFVHGIGAQQGLSVGSQHEAYEQLAAWGLPTSPYSVLVPGDTDIEPESSAPLAKLLDFIAERGEQRHDLIHEIDGIVIKVDDFGLQAQLGHTSRTPRWAVAYKYPPEEVHTRLLDIKVNVGRTGRVTPYAVMEPVLVAGSTVSMATLHNQDVVRAKNVKIGDTVVLRKAGDVIPEIVGPVLPLREQHERDGELRDFVMPTHCPSCGEPLAPAKEGDVDLRCLNAHRCPAQLTGRIEHAGSRGAFDIEALGEEAATWLTNGPGEDPAENHGHVQPAGEGVITADAQLFDLAADGDEELKQRLAEVRVWREKRSKGQGTGKWELVPYFYTKATAKTPSKPTANTVKLFDELEKAKSQPLWRVLVALSIRHVGPTAARALAGAFGSLPQLQATALDEENGRQRLSDVDGVGPTIADAVSEWFRDEVNRTTVERWAAAGVRMEDEMDESVAKTLEGLTVVVTGSLQNYTRDSAKEAIISRGGKASGSVSKKTDFVVAGENAGSKLDKAESLGLTVLDEDGFTALLKNGPSGVDEGSV; encoded by the coding sequence GTGAGCACCGAGAACACGAACGAGTCGATCTCCACACCCCGCGAGCAGGACATTCCCGACCAGCAGTTGCGCGAAAATTACGAGCAGCTGATGGAAGAGGTCCGCCACCATCGCACCGCGTACTACCAGAATGACGCCCCGGAGATTTCCGACGCCGAATTCGACAACCTCTTCCGCCGTCTTGAAGACCTCGAGGCGCTGCACCCGGAGATCGTCTCCAACGATTCGCCCACCCAAGAAGTCGGCGGCGATGTGTCGTCCGCGTTCGCCCCCGTGGAGCACTTGGCTCGGATGTACTCGCTGGAGGACGTCTTCTCCCTGGACGAGCTGCGCACCTGGTTCCATCGTGCCGCTGGTTCCCTGCAGCAGATCCGCCCTGGCGTGAAGCCCAGTTGGTTGGCCGAAGTCAAAATCGACGGGCTCGCGATCAATCTCCTCTACCGCGACGGTGAACTCGTGCGCGCCGCCACCCGTGGAGACGGCGTCACCGGTGAAGACGTCACCCACAACGTGCTCACCATCGAAGACATCCCCACCACCCTCACCGGGGATGACATCCCCGCCGAGGTGGAAGTGCGCGGCGAGATTTTCATGCGCACCCAGGACTTCCGCGACTTCAACGCCCAGCGCGCCGAAGCCGGGTTGCCGCCCTTCGCCAATCCGCGCAATGCTGCGGCTGGCTCCCTGCGACAGAAGGACCCGGAGCAAACCGCTCAGCGACCGCTCACCATGTTCGTCCACGGCATTGGCGCTCAGCAGGGGCTGAGTGTCGGCTCTCAACACGAGGCGTACGAACAGCTGGCCGCCTGGGGGCTGCCCACCAGCCCCTACAGCGTGTTGGTGCCCGGCGACACCGACATCGAGCCGGAATCCTCAGCGCCACTGGCCAAGCTCTTGGACTTCATTGCCGAGCGCGGAGAGCAGCGCCACGACCTGATCCACGAGATCGACGGCATCGTCATCAAGGTCGACGATTTCGGCCTCCAGGCCCAGCTCGGTCACACCTCCCGCACCCCGCGCTGGGCGGTCGCCTACAAGTACCCGCCGGAAGAAGTGCACACCCGGCTGCTCGACATCAAGGTCAACGTCGGACGGACCGGGCGAGTGACGCCTTACGCCGTGATGGAACCCGTGCTGGTGGCCGGGTCCACGGTCTCGATGGCCACTCTGCACAACCAGGACGTGGTGCGGGCTAAGAACGTCAAGATCGGCGACACCGTTGTGCTGCGCAAAGCCGGAGACGTCATCCCCGAAATCGTGGGACCGGTGCTGCCCCTGCGCGAACAGCATGAACGCGACGGCGAGCTGCGCGACTTCGTGATGCCCACCCACTGTCCGTCATGTGGTGAACCGTTGGCGCCAGCCAAAGAAGGCGACGTCGACCTTCGCTGCCTCAACGCCCACCGCTGCCCGGCGCAGCTCACCGGGCGCATCGAGCACGCAGGATCCCGCGGCGCCTTCGACATCGAGGCGCTGGGGGAGGAAGCCGCTACCTGGCTCACTAACGGCCCGGGGGAGGACCCGGCCGAGAATCATGGACACGTCCAGCCCGCTGGTGAGGGCGTCATCACCGCCGATGCGCAGCTCTTCGACCTGGCCGCTGACGGCGACGAGGAGCTCAAGCAGCGCCTCGCGGAAGTGCGCGTCTGGCGGGAGAAGCGCAGCAAAGGCCAGGGCACCGGAAAATGGGAGCTGGTGCCGTACTTCTACACCAAGGCCACCGCTAAGACCCCTTCAAAGCCCACCGCCAATACGGTGAAGCTCTTCGACGAGTTGGAGAAGGCCAAGTCCCAACCGCTGTGGCGCGTGCTGGTGGCACTGTCCATTCGCCACGTGGGCCCCACCGCCGCCCGCGCGCTCGCCGGTGCCTTCGGCTCCCTGCCGCAGCTGCAAGCCACCGCCCTGGATGAGGAGAACGGCCGCCAGCGACTGTCCGACGTCGACGGCGTGGGACCGACGATCGCCGACGCCGTGTCCGAATGGTTCCGTGACGAGGTCAATCGCACCACCGTTGAGCGCTGGGCCGCGGCCGGGGTCCGGATGGAAGACGAGATGGATGAATCCGTCGCAAAGACGCTCGAGGGACTGACCGTCGTGGTCACGGGGTCGCTGCAGAACTACACCCGCGACTCGGCGAAGGAAGCGATCATCTCCCGCGGCGGTAAAGCCTCGGGGTCGGTGTCGAAGAAGACCGACTTCGTGGTCGCTGGCGAGAACGCCGGTTCCAAACTCGACAAAGCAGAATCGCTGGGACTCACCGTGCTCGACGAAGACGGTTTCACCGCGTTGCTGAAGAACGGTCCTAGTGGAGTGGACGAAGGGTCGGTATAG